From one Streptococcus pneumoniae genomic stretch:
- a CDS encoding RpiB/LacA/LacB family sugar-phosphate isomerase, producing the protein MKIGVLQATTRKELNQTLFQLTKAATKDQHEMINFGVFEGEDVTVSYVEVAMWLSLLVETDAVDFVVTGCSSGQGMMLACNSLPSLSCGYLPTPQDAFLFGRINGGNVASLPLGIGTAWQGDLTLGYILEKLFNGDFGVGYPEEDAARKRTDTALLANLQARVKRSWLGLLDELDEDLLHKLLSRDNVVNHIIQEGTNTPLVQKIIEKRGTR; encoded by the coding sequence ATGAAGATTGGAGTACTGCAAGCGACGACTAGAAAAGAGCTGAATCAGACCTTGTTTCAGCTCACGAAAGCAGCTACTAAAGACCAGCACGAGATGATCAATTTCGGTGTGTTTGAAGGCGAGGATGTGACAGTTTCATATGTTGAGGTAGCTATGTGGCTTAGCCTTTTAGTGGAGACTGACGCTGTGGATTTTGTGGTGACTGGCTGTTCTTCGGGTCAAGGTATGATGCTGGCATGTAACAGCCTTCCATCTCTTTCCTGTGGCTATCTTCCAACTCCGCAGGATGCCTTTTTATTTGGCAGGATCAATGGTGGAAATGTCGCCTCACTTCCTTTAGGGATAGGAACAGCTTGGCAAGGTGATTTGACCTTGGGCTATATTTTAGAGAAGTTATTCAATGGTGACTTTGGAGTGGGCTATCCAGAAGAGGACGCTGCAAGAAAACGGACAGACACAGCTTTACTAGCTAATTTGCAGGCTAGAGTTAAGCGTTCTTGGCTTGGTTTACTAGATGAGCTAGACGAAGACTTGCTCCATAAGCTTCTTTCTCGTGACAACGTTGTGAATCATATCATTCAAGAGGGGACGAATACTCCTCTCGTTCAAAAAATAATAGAAAAAAGAGGTACAAGATGA
- a CDS encoding GNAT family N-acetyltransferase, with amino-acid sequence MIRPAQERDGKAIWLLNADSLGYNFPLGITQKRLADLLLREDHIILVCEEEGEVVGYAHAASYDCLYFEPLLNLLALAVKTEARGKGYARALLKEIESLGQREGYHGLRINSGIAREGAHECYRKLGCEEKADQKRFFLRWETANEDWSTASDD; translated from the coding sequence ATGATTCGACCAGCACAGGAAAGAGATGGGAAAGCGATTTGGCTGCTCAATGCTGACAGTTTGGGATACAATTTTCCCTTGGGAATAACGCAAAAACGCTTGGCTGACCTACTTTTACGTGAGGACCACATCATTCTTGTCTGTGAAGAGGAGGGAGAAGTTGTGGGCTACGCCCATGCTGCATCCTATGATTGTCTGTATTTTGAGCCTTTACTGAATTTGCTCGCCTTAGCAGTTAAAACAGAAGCACGAGGAAAAGGCTATGCGCGTGCGCTTCTCAAGGAAATAGAAAGTCTTGGGCAACGGGAAGGTTACCATGGGCTGCGGATTAATTCTGGTATTGCACGAGAAGGGGCTCACGAATGTTACCGTAAACTCGGCTGTGAAGAAAAAGCAGACCAAAAACGATTTTTCTTACGATGGGAGACAGCAAATGAAGATTGGAGTACTGCAAGCGACGACTAG
- a CDS encoding amino acid permease, protein MNIFRKKDVSQDRTEMKRHLKIFDLIVLGIGAMVGTGIFTITGIGAAQYAGPALIISIIISALCVSISALFFAEFASRIPATGGAYSYLYAVLGEFPAWIAAWLTMMEFMTAVSGVASGWAAYLKGLLANFGMTMPTALNGTFNPQAGTYVDLLPILVLVFVTGIVLLNSKATLRFNSVLVLLKFSALALFIIAGLFFIKPENWADFAPFGFGQIYGGKTGIMGGASIMFFAFLGFESISMAVDEVKEPQKNIPKGIVLSLSIVTILYALVTLVLTGIVHYSKLNVPDAVAFALRSAGLDWAANYISVVAVLTLITVCISMSYALSRMIYSVARDGLLPRSFEQLTKTSKVPKNATILVGVASAICAGIFPLASIASFLNICTLAYLIMLAYAIIKLRRDQGEPKEGQFRTPLVPFLPILSMVICLSFMTQYSADTWLAFGLALIIGTLIYAFYGYNHSEVHQEND, encoded by the coding sequence ATGAATATTTTTAGAAAAAAGGATGTCAGTCAAGATCGGACAGAGATGAAGCGACATCTGAAGATTTTTGATTTGATTGTGCTTGGTATTGGTGCCATGGTGGGAACGGGGATTTTCACCATTACAGGGATTGGGGCGGCTCAGTATGCAGGTCCAGCTCTGATTATCTCGATTATTATTTCCGCATTGTGCGTTAGTATTTCCGCTCTCTTCTTTGCGGAATTTGCTTCACGCATTCCAGCAACGGGTGGTGCTTATTCTTACCTCTATGCTGTGTTGGGGGAATTTCCTGCTTGGATAGCTGCTTGGTTGACCATGATGGAGTTTATGACGGCGGTATCTGGGGTTGCCTCAGGCTGGGCAGCTTATTTAAAAGGCTTGTTGGCTAATTTTGGAATGACCATGCCTACTGCTTTAAATGGTACTTTTAATCCTCAAGCAGGGACCTATGTGGATTTACTTCCTATTCTCGTCTTGGTTTTTGTGACAGGTATCGTTCTGCTTAATTCTAAAGCAACCTTACGTTTTAATTCGGTCTTGGTATTGCTGAAGTTTTCAGCTCTTGCCCTCTTTATCATCGCTGGTCTCTTTTTCATCAAACCAGAAAATTGGGCTGACTTTGCGCCATTTGGCTTTGGTCAAATCTATGGTGGTAAGACTGGTATTATGGGAGGTGCGTCCATTATGTTCTTTGCCTTTTTAGGCTTTGAGTCTATTTCAATGGCAGTAGATGAAGTTAAAGAGCCTCAGAAGAACATTCCAAAAGGGATTGTTTTGTCGCTTAGCATTGTAACGATTCTGTATGCTTTGGTGACCTTGGTCTTGACGGGGATTGTGCATTATAGCAAGCTAAATGTCCCAGATGCTGTTGCTTTTGCCCTTCGTAGTGCAGGACTTGATTGGGCGGCGAACTACATTTCTGTGGTTGCGGTCTTGACCTTAATTACGGTCTGCATTTCCATGAGTTACGCTCTGTCTCGGATGATTTACAGTGTGGCTCGCGACGGTCTTTTGCCTCGTTCTTTTGAGCAATTGACGAAGACTAGTAAGGTTCCAAAAAATGCAACGATTTTGGTTGGTGTTGCGTCTGCCATCTGTGCAGGGATTTTCCCACTTGCAAGTATCGCTTCTTTTCTGAACATCTGTACCTTAGCATATCTGATTATGCTGGCTTATGCGATTATCAAGCTCCGCCGAGATCAAGGTGAGCCTAAGGAAGGACAGTTCCGCACGCCTTTGGTGCCGTTCTTACCGATTTTATCCATGGTTATCTGCTTGTCTTTCATGACTCAATATAGTGCAGATACTTGGCTAGCTTTCGGGCTTGCCCTCATCATCGGAACGCTGATTTATGCCTTTTATGGCTACAATCATTCGGAAGTCCATCAAGAAAATGACTGA
- a CDS encoding DUF2829 domain-containing protein — MTFEEILPGLKAKKKYVRTGWGGAENYVQLFDTIEQNGVALEVTPYFLINVSGEGEGFSMWSPTPCDVLATDWVEVHD, encoded by the coding sequence ATGACATTTGAAGAAATTTTACCAGGTCTAAAGGCCAAAAAGAAATACGTTCGGACCGGTTGGGGCGGGGCTGAGAACTATGTCCAACTGTTTGACACGATTGAGCAAAACGGTGTGGCGCTTGAAGTGACACCTTACTTTTTAATCAATGTATCAGGTGAGGGAGAGGGCTTTTCTATGTGGAGCCCAACACCGTGTGATGTCCTAGCGACAGACTGGGTGGAAGTGCATGACTAA
- a CDS encoding S41 family peptidase: MKKGCGGCLVVIAVLCLALLGIFFYLAPRYGVTILPPSAEQYADSALSRMHFGLYADEKFEQEKELAREAFSKMTSYDETYPLLKELAQKAGGKHSHFYTPEEIKHLRTQESQLPEVRKEGGILYLTLPSFSGDDQKTQAYVEKVAEGLSPDVKGIVLDVWDNQGGRLDAMVSGFGVWLKDKTLFEIVYDEEHISSITFVNLSSPSVDLDTLKNLRKQHDQMVKEVPIAILTSARTASSAEILILTLQQLSNVKTFGQATAGYTTSNMSYPMYDGAELVLSTGRIRDYKGQIYENQSLQPNVATEHPMEDAKKWLEEQMEK, encoded by the coding sequence ATGAAAAAAGGATGCGGTGGCTGTTTAGTAGTGATTGCGGTTTTGTGCTTAGCTTTACTAGGAATATTTTTCTATCTAGCTCCTCGCTATGGGGTGACGATTTTGCCACCAAGTGCTGAGCAGTATGCAGATAGTGCTCTGTCTCGGATGCATTTTGGCTTGTACGCAGATGAGAAATTTGAGCAAGAAAAAGAACTTGCACGAGAGGCATTCAGCAAGATGACCAGCTATGACGAGACCTATCCCTTGCTGAAAGAATTAGCTCAGAAAGCTGGTGGGAAGCATTCTCACTTTTACACTCCAGAGGAAATCAAACATCTACGAACACAGGAGAGCCAGCTACCTGAAGTGCGAAAAGAAGGAGGAATTCTCTATCTAACTTTGCCGTCATTTTCAGGAGATGATCAAAAAACACAGGCTTATGTGGAGAAAGTGGCAGAGGGGCTATCGCCAGATGTGAAAGGGATTGTCCTTGATGTGTGGGATAATCAAGGAGGTCGGCTAGATGCGATGGTTTCAGGCTTCGGTGTTTGGCTCAAGGACAAAACTTTATTTGAGATTGTCTATGATGAAGAGCACATCTCTAGCATCACATTCGTTAATCTAAGTTCTCCTAGTGTGGATCTTGATACTCTCAAAAATCTCAGAAAGCAGCATGATCAGATGGTGAAAGAAGTGCCGATTGCCATCCTGACTAGCGCAAGAACAGCTAGCTCAGCTGAAATCTTGATTTTGACTCTTCAACAACTCTCTAATGTCAAGACCTTTGGACAAGCGACAGCAGGCTATACAACGTCTAACATGTCCTATCCTATGTATGATGGAGCAGAATTGGTCCTAAGTACAGGACGAATCCGAGATTATAAGGGACAAATCTATGAAAATCAATCCTTGCAGCCAAATGTAGCAACTGAACACCCCATGGAAGATGCGAAAAAATGGTTAGAAGAGCAGATGGAGAAATGA